TTTGCAGGCATTGATAATTTTGAACGTTCATCTAGACCCGCAGCTTTAAGTTGTTCATTAATGTAAGCCTGCATATCTGGATCAGTGAAATCAATTTCGTACTTACTTGCCCCGTTTTCTCTATCTAAGAGTTGAAACAATTCACCAAAAACAGCAGCAGCAGGTGCTCGATTAATTTCTTCAATAACTAGGTAAACATTTTGTTTTGGATTCTTTAGTGCTTCAAGTAATGCTGTGGTAAAAGGACCGGGTCTGAAAGCATAAGTAACAGAACCACTTACATTTGTTGGCTTCAAAGAACCAATAAAATCTGAATTTTGTGTATCAGGATGGAAAACGGTAACAATTTTTCTATTACCTTCTGTTAGCTCATTAAGTTGGTGGCTTTTACCTGTACCTGGGGCCCCATAATAGATGTAATTTACTCCTATTTTTGATGATGAGGTGGATACTAATGATTTGGCTTTATTATCTTCTTCTATAAAAGTAATTGGCTGCTTTTCTATTTGTAAAAAGTAGTCTCTTAATTCATTAGAAATAGAGAAAGCTTTTACAAGTGTAAAAAGTCGAGAAGAGTTTGCAACAATGACTCGTGATGCAAGATCAAAAGATGACTGAGGAAAATCATCTCTATTTAGCTTTTTACCAACCTCTCTTTTACTTTTTTTAAGTGGTTTATACCACCAGTCTCTATCAGTAAGAAATTTATCAAAAAAGTTAGAATCTTGTGGTGATAAGCTATTGATAAAAAGCTGAACATCTTTCCCTATTGGTGAGGAGTAGACTGATTTATCAACTTTTTTCAACGGAAGTTGGCTGAAGAATTCATCAATACTGTCTTTTGCATGCTTCTTACTTTGCAATTGGCTCTTTAACTCGTCTAATTTTTGTTGGTACTCACTTAGAGCTGAAACTAAAGGCCAGAAAGTGAAACCATACCAAAGTAGTGAAGATGATAAGTTTGTATATAGTCCCTCTTTATTTTTTTGATGAATTGAAAATGGTCTAACATCATATTCTGATTCTGCATCTACTTCAGACAGCGTATCTGTCAATGCTTCAGCGAATACCTTATTAATGCGTATATCTCCGCGGTATTCCAAGTTATCAAAAAATTCTCTGCATTCATCAATCACTAAACTCAGATCTTTTAGCACAATTCACCTTGCCTGTTTAGATATACAGTGCTAATATCACCGGGAGTAAAACCGGATAAGTAGGCACGTATGACAATTGAAATCCTAGATAAAGCAGAATATATCAGACTATTGAGAAAAAAACTTGGATTAGGTCCAACAGAAATGGCAAATCTTCTAGGCATGAATGCGACAGGAGAAAGAACTATACGTGGTTGGGAGAATGGTGAACATACACCAACACCTGCAAAATGGCAAAGCATACTTGATTTAGAAAAATCGTTAGTCAAACATTCAAAAAATGCACCATTCAAACAAAAATCTTTAGAAGAAGCTGATTTTACTTTTATTGATTTATTTGCAGGGATCGGAGGGGTACGTTTGCCATTCCAAAATCTTAATGGGCATTGTGTATTTTCATCCGAATGGGATAAATTTTCTCAAAGAACGTATTTAACGAATTATGGAGAAATGCCGAACGGAGATATCACTCAAATCTCAGCAAAAGATATTCCTGACCATGATATTTTATTAGGTGGCTTCCCATGTCAAGCATTCTCACAAGCTGGATTAAAGCAAGGTTTTAACGATACTCGAGGAACAATGTTTTTTGAGATACAGCGGATACTAGCAGAAAAAAAACCGAAAGCATTTCTCTTAGAGAATGTAAAGCAACTTCAAGGCCACGATAAAGGCCGAACACTACAAACTATAATTAACATATTACAAGGGAAGCATAATCAGGCTATACCTGATGATGTTCCAATGAGTGAAGAATCACGCCATGCACTCTCAGTAAAACTTAATTATTGGGTTGATTTTAAAATACTTCGTGCGGCAGATTTTGGCATCCCTCAAAATAGAGAACGAATTTTCATCGTAGGCTATGACAGGGATTATTTTAAAGATATAGACTTTGATAGCCTATTTAAATGGCCTATTCCACCAAAATCAGATACTCGAGTTGGCGATATTCTTCAACCACAGGAAGAATTAGAAGCCGAGATCAAAAAAATAGGTAAAGACAAATATACTATTTCTGATCAACTATGGAATGGACATAAAAAAAGAAAAGAAGAGCACAAGATGAAAGGAAATGGTTTCGGTTATACATTATTTAATTCCGAAAGCGAATATACGAATACAATTAGTGCTCGCTATTATAAAGATGGTTCTGAGATATTAATTGACCAAAGTCATCTTGGTAAAAATCCAAGAAAACTAACGCCTAGAGAATGTGCGAATCTCCAAGGCTTTCCCAAAAACTATATTGTTGATGCTGTATCACAAGGCCAAATTTATAAACAATTTGGCAATTCCGTATGTGTTAAAGTGGTAGAGGCTGTTGCTAGGGAGTTGGTTAAAATACTTACTGTTTATAAACATAAAAATAATAAGGTTGTTTAGATTAATTATAATATTACAGTTAAAAATTAGTATTACTAGCCTACATTAGGCTACTCCAAAACACTCAGCGATTTGATAAGTATAATTAATATATAAAGTGTGGTTGTGCAGGGGATTGAATATTTAGCTGGTTTTTCTAGTGGAAACAGAAGGAAAATAACTTATAACCACAGCTACAACTGCTACATGTAGCAGTTGTAGCTGAGATCTAAAAAATAAAATTTATATATTTTTACGTAATTCGTTTTCTACTATTACCAATGCATTGCATATTATAATTTTTCGCTGATAAATTTTTTCTGATATATCATCAGTATAAGGAAGTAAATTTCTTAAATTATTACCTTCGCCATTAGCTCTTAATAAATCAAATAAAACTGACATACAATCAAGGCAATTATATAGATTGGAATGTTTAATGATATTAAAGTAATTGTTCGTAACTTCTTGTAATTTTAATGTTTTATTATGTAAAATGTACTTTGCGAGATTTTCGCTTGTAAGCGGTTCTTTTAGATTATTAATAGCATGGTTCAATTTAGTTGTAGCGATGCTAATTTTTTTGAGAAAACCTGAAATCGAGTGAGGATAAAACTCATCAGGATTATCACCATCTAGGCTACTTATTTTATCTATCATTACGTTATATAATTTAATTGAACGCATTATTATCATATTGTTAGAGTTTGAAATAATAGGGTTTTTTAGCTGTTCTGGCCTTAAGAATGCATAACTAAAATACGGACTTTGATTATTTAAAATAGGATTTATTAATGGTATTAATGAACCATTTTTTATTTTTTTGGCTCTAATTTTATTTTTAGTGCAAGCTTTATGATTGATATTGAGGATATTAATTTATTTGATTGGATTTCGTCTAAGTCTATTCCATTTATAAGTCTATAGGCTTCATTTAAATTTTGGTGCCTTAGTAAATATAAAATGTCTAAAAATTGTTCATACGTATGAAATATGGGGTATTGCTTACACTCTCTTAGTTTTTTATAAATGTTAAGAAAATTATTTTCAGTATAATTCTCACGAAATATATATACATAAACTATTTCATTTATTTTTCGAATAACATATCTAGCATGTAGTGGTTCGTCTTTTATATTAGATAACTTTGCATAAGAAATAATTTCATCTGAACAGAGTTTAACGTTCCCTTCATTATATACATATTTATATATATATGCATATAAAGACTTTAATGGATGACTTAAAGGGGTATTTTCATTTATTATTTTTTCATAATTATCTTTTACTAATTGTACTAAATATGTTTCATTTTGAAATGTCAGCATTGAATTTAAGGAAGTATATGCCATTTTTATTTTTTCAAACGCATTATCATAGTTTAAATTTGCACGTTTTGCATTTGATTTGCAAATTTTTATTTTTTGGATGAACGTTTTTGTATTTTGATTTGCACTGGCTCTGATATTTCCAATTTGGATCTCAAGTAGCTTTGTATCTATAATTAATGGAAATTTCATGTTTTTGATAATTCTTTTAAGATACTTTCTAACTCCTTTTGGGAGTTCTTTAGGATCATGTAAATTGTGAGGATAACAGTCACTGAATAGAAAGGCCTCAATATAACTATAGAAATGAATGGAGTTATCTTTAGATGAAGTGTTGAGTGTTATATGCATATCTAGAGCAATAATTGCTGGAATAGTGATCTCAGTAAGTTTTTTATTATTTCTTTTTTTGACAATTTAGATAAAATAAATTCGCTATTTAGTTGATTATATGGTTTTTCATATTTATAAAAATATTCCCTCCTTTCATCTTTATTTATCACTTTATTATGATCGATAATTTCGATTATCCCATTATAAGCATCATCTAAAAATTTTTGATGAGATATAAAATCTGTGTGGTTCCGCAATTCTTTCTTGTCAAGTTCTTTTGATAGTAACCCTAGAATTTTACAGACATCAATCATTATATTGGCAAACTTGTGTGTATACATTTTCTTCTCTATTGGTCTCGGGATTTTTACGAGTTATTTTCTCATAACTTATGGCAAAGTCGAAGCATGTAAACAAAGCTGATAAGAGAGAACGAAATGCTGAATCCAAAAGAAAATGTAAATCAATCAAACTCACCTATACGTATCCTGCGAATGACAGAGTTAACGGTAATGCTTGGTATATCCAGATCAAGTATCTATGAAAAGCTTAATCCTCGATCGAAATACTACGATCAAGACTTTCCTAAGCCTATCAAGCTTGGTGCGGCATCTGTGGGATGGCAGTACGCATCTATCGAAAAATGGTTAGTTTCACGAATTGCTTAGTTGAATTAATAAAGGGGTATGAAATGTCTAAACAAAAAAAAGAACTGTGCTTCAAGCTAGATGTATTACCAAAATATTTTCAAGATTTGATTGTTGAGATCCATGCTAAAACAGGCGCAGCAGCTGAGGTTATTTTCCCTACAATGTTGGGCGTTATGGCTTTGTCCTGTCAGGACATGTTCGATGTCAAATATAAAGGTGGAATACAGCATCCAGTATCTATCTTTAGCATCGTACTTGCTAGGTCTGGAAGGAGAAAAACAACGGTATACTGAATCGCCACGGATAATCTAGACACTTCCGAGCCGTTGATAATATTGTTTTTCATATTCCGTCGGTGGCATCTGATCACTCGAACCATGCCGACGCTTACTGTTATAAAACATTTCGATGTAATCAAAAATATCGCTGCGTGCTTCTTCCCGTGTTCCGTAGATCTTTTTCTTTATCCGTTCACGCTTCAGTAGCTGGAAAAAGCTTTCTGCAACTGCATTGTCGTGACAGTTACCGCGACGGCTCATACTGCCCTCCAGACCGTGTGATTTCAGGAACGACTGCCACTCATGGCTTGTGTACTGACTACCTTGGTCAGAATGAACCAGCACCTGTTTTTGGGGATTACGTCGCCACACGGCCATCAAAAGCGCATTCAGAACAATATCTTTTGTCATCCTGGGTTGCATTGACCAGCCGATAACTTTGCGCGAGAACAGATCAACAACTACGGCCAGATACAGCCAGCCTTCGTAGGTTCGGATGTAAGTTATGTCCGTTACCCAACGTTCATCCGGAGCGTCCGGGTTGAACTGTCGCTGGAGCCTGTTGGGTGTCACGATACTGACTTCACCTTTACGCACTCGTGGGCTTCGATACCCGACCTGAGCCTTTATCCCGGCACGCTTCATCAGCCGCCAGACCCGGTTAATCCCACATTGTTGCCCGCTATCTCGTAGGTCGAGATGGATCTTGCGATAGCCATAAATGCAACCGGACTCCAGCCAGAACTGTTTGATTTGTCCTGTCAGTCTGAGATCCGCCTGAAGCCGTGGTGAATGCGGCTGCTGAAGCCAGGTGTAAAACCCACTCGGATGAACATTCAGCACCCGGCAGAGTAGACGAACGGACCAACAACAGGAGTTGTCACGGATAAAGGCGTACCTCAGTCGGACAGCTTTGCGAAGTACGCCGCGGCTTTTTTTAATATGTCCCGTTCGTCGGTAACCCGCTTCAGCTCTTTCTGAAGACGGCGGATCTCGGCCTGAGCATCTGACTGCTCTTTGTTGGTGGAAGAATCCGGACCGTACTTCTTTATCTAGGCGTAAAGGCTGTGGGTGGTGATATCAAGACATGTTGCAACGCTGGAAACAGAATAACCGCGATCAACAACCTGTTTGACTGCTTCAGTTTTAAACTCTTCGGGATAACGCTTACCGCTCATGGGCACCTCTCTTCAAGTCATTTTAAATGACTCTGAGGTGTGTGTTAAACCCGTGGCGATTCAGTGGGCTAGAGCGGCTTCAATCACATCAGGTGGGAAGCCTTGCTCATTGAGAGCGGTACTAGCAATTGAGCGTAGGCCGTGTGAGACCAGTACACCACCGAATCCAGCGCGTTTTAATGCAGCATTGACGGTTTGGCTATTCATCGGTTGAGTCGGCTTGATACGGCTAGGAAAGATAAACTCACGATTAACACTGAGTGGTTTCATTAGTTCTAAGATAGCTAAAGCAGCGTCAGATAACGGAACAGTGTGCTCACGGTTCATTTTCATTCTAGCAGCCGGTATCTTCCATTCCTTGGTTTCAAAGTTGATTTCGTCCCAACGGGCTTCAGCGGCTTCGGCAGGGCGGGATATGGTAAGCAGCTGCCACATAAACAAACATCTGGTAGGTAAGATAATATTAGCTGTACGCATTGTTTGCATGAGTTGCGGTAACTGCTCAGGGCGAATACTTGGCATGTTTTTTTTCTTTGGTTTTTCAAAAGCCTTACCAATGTTGATACTTGGAACAGCATCAATTAATCCAGTATTTTGAGCATAGATCATCACTTCGTTGATACGTTGACAAAGGCGACGAACAGTTTCTAATGCGCCTCTAGCTTGAACGGGCTGTATTGCTTGGACCAATATATGCGCTTTGATATCAGTAATGCTGATATCGCCTATAGCAGGAAACACATCTCGCTCAAGTGAACGCCAGATATCATTACCGTAATCTTCGGTTACGGTGGACTTCTTCACTTCCCACCAACGTTCAGCGACAAGTTGAAAGGTATTGGTTTTGGCCTCTTGAGAGTTTCTTATTTGATCTTTTTGATATTCTTGAGGGTCAATATCTTTCGCCAGTAATGAGCGAGATTCTGCTCTAAGTTTTCTAGCATCTGAAAGTGTGACAGCAGGGTAGGCACCAAAACTTTGTTTGGTTCTTTGTTTTGTATAAGGGCGGTAGTAACGGAATTGCCATAACTTGCTTCCGCTAGATTTGATTAGCAGTGTGAGTCCATCACCATCATACAGCTGATAGTCTTTGTCCTGCGGTTTAGCTGCTTTGATTTCGGTATCGGTTAATGGCTTAGTTTTTCTTGCCATGAAAAATCTGCATGCGTTTAGGCCCAACAAAGATGTTAGTTCTTTTCGTTGGGCCTATCAATGGGCCTAAAGGAATTAGCTTGGGTGGGATAAAATAGGACAGCATAGGACATAAAAAAGCCCGCAACTCATTGAGTTAGCGGGCTTTTCAGTCTTCTTTGGACGTCCTTAGAAGATAATTTGGTGGAGCTGGGGGGATTTGAACCCCCGTCCGAAATTACTACGCCGTCGGCACTACATGCTTAGTCCAGTCATTACATTCGCCGGTTAGCTGCGGACGGACACGCTACTAACAAACTAGCTTGATTGGGTTTAACGCTTTCACCCCAAGCAAGGTGTCCACGCGATCTCTTTTGGGTTTGACCTCTCTTGATCCCCGTCCTAAGAGCGGAGGCTAGGGAGAGAGGGAATCTTCAGTTTCTTAGGCTGATTAAGCTGCTAAAGCAGCAGATTCGTATTGCGAGTCGTTTGCAATTATTTTTTTTGCGGTTTTTTACGAGGCCTCCGCACCTCGGCATGCACCTTGGGTTTCGCGAATCCCGTCGAATCCAGAATCAGCCCCAAAGAACTTAGGTAGTATACCAGAACTATCGTCTGTTAAGCCAGTGACTTAACGATTTGAGTGCTTCATTATTCTGGCTTTATCAAGCTGCCATTCACGATCTTTGATGTCATCGCGTTTATCGTGATCTTTTTTACCTTTCGCGACACCGATTTTAACTTTAACCCATGCATTTTTCCAATAGACGGAAAGGGCAACAACGGTAAAACCATCGCGGTTAACTTTGCCAATAAGCGAATCCAGTTCGCGCTTATTTAGCAGCAATTTGCGTGTACGCATGGGTTCGCAGACAACATGAGTTGAAGCGACGTTAAGCGGCGTGATGGTTGCCCCAAACAAGAAAGCTTCACCGTTTCTAAAAGTGACGTAGCTATCACTGATGTTGGCTTTACCAGCACGAAGAGACTTGACCTCCCAACCTTGCAAAGACAGGCCTGCTTCGAATTCTTGCTCGATAAAGTATTCGTGGCGGGCGCGCTTATTTTGCGCAATGGTGGCGGAACCGGGTTTGTATGCTTTTTTCTTTGTCATAATGTTGATCATTATACTGTATGTGAAGGCGAATGAAATCCTTTCCCGCAGGAAGCCGATGCATTTTGTCTCATTTGTTGCACTGCATGCATAGCAGATTTTTTGTCTGGTGACAGATAAATGGTATTATCTGTGCGTATTATGTCTCACAGGAAATGATATGCCACAGATTAGCCGCTCTGCGTTAGTTCCATTTAGCGTAGAACAGATGTATCAACTGGTTAACGATGTTCGTTCTTATCCAGAGTTTTTACCGGGTTGTACCGGAAGTCGTGTACTTGAAGCTACCGAAAATGAAATGACAGCAGCCGTTGATGTTGCCAAAGCTGGAATCAGTAAAACGTTTACGACGCGTAATACGTTAACTGATAACCAGAGCATCAATATGCAACTAGTGGATGGGCCATTTAGTAAACTAATGGGCGGGTGGCATTTTACGCCACTGAGTGCAGACGCCTGTAAAGTCGAGTTGCATTTGGATTTTGAATTTACCAATAAGTTAATCGAAATGGCTTTTGGTAAGATATTCAAAGAGTTGGTTGGGAATATGGTTCAAGCATTCACCCAGCGGGCGAAAGAGGTTTATAGTGTCTGATATTCGTGTTGAGGTGGTCTATGCCTTGCCTGAACGCCAATATCTACGTTCTATTTCACTTGTAGCGGGAAGTACTGTCGAGGACGCTATTAATGCGTCGGGCCTGCTTGAGTTGCGCTCAGATATCGATCTGACCAAAAATAAAGTGGGTGTCTACAGCCGTCCTGTAAAACTTAGCGATAAATTGAATGACGGTGATCGGGTTGAGATATATCGTCCACTTATTGCTGATCCTAAAGAGCTACGCCGCCAGCGCGCTGAGCACGCAAAAAAATAAGGCACATTTGCGCCTTATTTTTTGTTGCTGCCCCTGATTGCTATTGAACAAACCGGCTCTACTACACGTTGCCACTAATACCAGCAGGCTCAACATGTAACTATCCTAGTCAGAATTCGTCTCTTCAATTTAAATGGCAATCTTCGGAAAAATCAATTCCCTGCTAGCGTTGGTTCATTTTTGATATCAGTAAGTACACCGCTGCTATCGAAGGTCAACGTCAATGTTTGCTGCGTCACTTTCTCATGGCCAGGTTGCTGACGGAATACATAGAACCAAGTTTTAGTACCAAATGGATCCTGTAACATTGGGGTGCCTAAGGTATATGCCACTTGTTGCTGGGTCATACCCTTATGGATTTTGGATGCATCATTAGGTGATAAATAGTTACCCTGATTAATATCAGGCCGGTAGACCACCTTCTCCAGTGTTGAACAACCCGCAGTAAGCATCGCAAGCATCACAGCGGCGGCAGTCAGCATTTTACAGCGCATAGTAATCACATTCCTTTAGGGCGTAGTATGACGATGATAATAGACCTTGCAGCAGTTGGAAACCTTT
The window above is part of the Yersinia massiliensis genome. Proteins encoded here:
- a CDS encoding AAA family ATPase, with the translated sequence MLKDLSLVIDECREFFDNLEYRGDIRINKVFAEALTDTLSEVDAESEYDVRPFSIHQKNKEGLYTNLSSSLLWYGFTFWPLVSALSEYQQKLDELKSQLQSKKHAKDSIDEFFSQLPLKKVDKSVYSSPIGKDVQLFINSLSPQDSNFFDKFLTDRDWWYKPLKKSKREVGKKLNRDDFPQSSFDLASRVIVANSSRLFTLVKAFSISNELRDYFLQIEKQPITFIEEDNKAKSLVSTSSSKIGVNYIYYGAPGTGKSHQLNELTEGNRKIVTVFHPDTQNSDFIGSLKPTNVSGSVTYAFRPGPFTTALLEALKNPKQNVYLVIEEINRAPAAAVFGELFQLLDRENGASKYEIDFTDPDMQAYINEQLKAAGLDERSKLSMPANLSLLATMNSSDQAVMPLDTAFKRRWSFRYMKLDFENPAVSSQNQRIMTTQGVYYITWKDFANKVVNHQLKEMKVPEDRLIGPFFLSSTELSNSKTSNEAISGKLFVYLWDDVLRHKGRNIIFDKNIGTFGELHEQFIEGKKPVFSEVIESLIISNGNTADDTTGVTEGDE
- the dcm gene encoding DNA (cytosine-5-)-methyltransferase encodes the protein MTIEILDKAEYIRLLRKKLGLGPTEMANLLGMNATGERTIRGWENGEHTPTPAKWQSILDLEKSLVKHSKNAPFKQKSLEEADFTFIDLFAGIGGVRLPFQNLNGHCVFSSEWDKFSQRTYLTNYGEMPNGDITQISAKDIPDHDILLGGFPCQAFSQAGLKQGFNDTRGTMFFEIQRILAEKKPKAFLLENVKQLQGHDKGRTLQTIINILQGKHNQAIPDDVPMSEESRHALSVKLNYWVDFKILRAADFGIPQNRERIFIVGYDRDYFKDIDFDSLFKWPIPPKSDTRVGDILQPQEELEAEIKKIGKDKYTISDQLWNGHKKRKEEHKMKGNGFGYTLFNSESEYTNTISARYYKDGSEILIDQSHLGKNPRKLTPRECANLQGFPKNYIVDAVSQGQIYKQFGNSVCVKVVEAVARELVKILTVYKHKNNKVV
- a CDS encoding helix-turn-helix transcriptional regulator; amino-acid sequence: MLNPKENVNQSNSPIRILRMTELTVMLGISRSSIYEKLNPRSKYYDQDFPKPIKLGAASVGWQYASIEKWLVSRIA
- a CDS encoding DUF3987 domain-containing protein, with protein sequence MSKQKKELCFKLDVLPKYFQDLIVEIHAKTGAAAEVIFPTMLGVMALSCQDMFDVKYKGGIQHPVSIFSIVLARSGRRKTTVY
- the smpB gene encoding SsrA-binding protein SmpB, translated to MTKKKAYKPGSATIAQNKRARHEYFIEQEFEAGLSLQGWEVKSLRAGKANISDSYVTFRNGEAFLFGATITPLNVASTHVVCEPMRTRKLLLNKRELDSLIGKVNRDGFTVVALSVYWKNAWVKVKIGVAKGKKDHDKRDDIKDREWQLDKARIMKHSNR
- a CDS encoding type II toxin-antitoxin system RatA family toxin, whose protein sequence is MPQISRSALVPFSVEQMYQLVNDVRSYPEFLPGCTGSRVLEATENEMTAAVDVAKAGISKTFTTRNTLTDNQSINMQLVDGPFSKLMGGWHFTPLSADACKVELHLDFEFTNKLIEMAFGKIFKELVGNMVQAFTQRAKEVYSV
- a CDS encoding RnfH family protein, giving the protein MSDIRVEVVYALPERQYLRSISLVAGSTVEDAINASGLLELRSDIDLTKNKVGVYSRPVKLSDKLNDGDRVEIYRPLIADPKELRRQRAEHAKK
- the bamE gene encoding outer membrane protein assembly factor BamE → MRCKMLTAAAVMLAMLTAGCSTLEKVVYRPDINQGNYLSPNDASKIHKGMTQQQVAYTLGTPMLQDPFGTKTWFYVFRQQPGHEKVTQQTLTLTFDSSGVLTDIKNEPTLAGN